In the genome of Desulfuromonadales bacterium, one region contains:
- a CDS encoding DsbC family protein, protein MKKNMLPFLLFLLLAAVPAQAFMEEGCGAGNCADCHSLSVQEAATLFKGNVDKVLKVELAEVPGLWLVEVEKDKKRYPLYIDFSKGYVVAGNIIRLKDGQNITGSRSTEDKRVDPAQIPLGDALLLGKSTAKTKVIVFTDPECPYCKKLHAELQEVVRRDPEIAFLIKLFPLKMHPNAYTISKSIVCNRSLAMLEESFAGKTVPPPLCETRAIDDTLALVEKLGINSTPTLVLPDGRVMPGYKKADDLLKLLGAKTALAPRAR, encoded by the coding sequence ATGAAAAAAAATATGCTGCCGTTTCTGCTGTTCCTGCTTCTTGCCGCCGTTCCCGCCCAGGCCTTCATGGAGGAGGGTTGCGGCGCCGGCAACTGCGCCGACTGCCACAGCCTGAGCGTGCAGGAGGCGGCCACCCTTTTCAAAGGGAATGTCGACAAGGTGCTCAAGGTCGAACTTGCCGAAGTTCCCGGCCTCTGGCTGGTCGAGGTCGAGAAGGACAAGAAGCGCTACCCGCTTTATATCGATTTTTCCAAGGGCTACGTGGTGGCCGGCAACATCATCCGTCTCAAGGACGGTCAGAACATCACCGGCAGCCGCAGCACTGAGGACAAGCGGGTCGATCCTGCCCAGATTCCCCTGGGCGATGCCCTGCTGCTGGGAAAGTCCACCGCGAAAACGAAGGTGATCGTCTTCACCGATCCCGAATGTCCCTACTGCAAGAAGCTGCACGCCGAACTGCAGGAGGTGGTGCGGCGCGATCCGGAGATCGCCTTCCTGATCAAGCTGTTTCCCTTGAAGATGCATCCCAATGCCTACACGATTTCCAAGAGCATCGTCTGCAACCGCTCCCTGGCGATGCTCGAGGAGAGCTTTGCCGGCAAGACGGTGCCGCCCCCTCTTTGCGAAACCCGGGCAATCGACGATACCCTGGCCCTGGTCGAGAAACTCGGGATCAATTCGACCCCCACTCTCGTGCTGCCGGACGGCCGGGTCATGCCCGGCTACAAGAAGGCCGACGACCTCCTGAAGCTGCTGGGCGCCAAAACCGCTCTGGCCCCCCGCGCCCGCTAG